In Persicimonas caeni, a single window of DNA contains:
- the tgt gene encoding tRNA guanosine(34) transglycosylase Tgt — MTVQCETFSFEVHAEDGMARAGEVETAHGRFQTPIFMPVGTKGTVKAMTPEDLTDQIGAQIILGNTYHLYLRPGLDIIRKHGGLHEFMNWDGPILTDSGGYQVFSLEDLRKIKEDGVEFQDHIEGSYHFFTPEKVIEIQEVLGSDIMMAFDECPALPCSDEYMRESLARTTRWETRCLEARTRTDCALFGILQGGTSPEFRRAHIEELCELPFDGFAIGGLSVGEAKDKMYETVELSTPLMPHDKPKYLMGVGKPDDLVECIARGVDMFDCVIPTRNARNGQCFTSQGVVKIRNAVYAEDMRPLDPNCECYTCQNYTRSYLRHLYKAQEILSARLCTLHNLHYFLELTRTARQAIVEGRFEAFRKEYYARKEHA; from the coding sequence ATGACCGTACAATGTGAGACATTTTCTTTCGAGGTGCACGCCGAAGACGGAATGGCGCGCGCGGGCGAGGTCGAAACAGCCCACGGGCGGTTTCAGACCCCGATCTTCATGCCCGTGGGCACCAAAGGCACCGTCAAGGCGATGACGCCGGAAGATTTGACGGACCAGATCGGTGCGCAGATTATTCTTGGAAACACGTACCATCTGTATCTGCGGCCAGGCCTCGACATCATCCGTAAGCACGGCGGCCTGCATGAGTTCATGAACTGGGACGGGCCGATCTTGACCGATTCCGGGGGCTATCAAGTCTTCAGCCTCGAGGATTTGCGCAAGATCAAAGAGGACGGTGTCGAGTTCCAAGACCATATCGAGGGCTCGTACCACTTCTTTACCCCCGAGAAGGTCATCGAAATCCAGGAGGTCCTGGGCAGCGACATCATGATGGCCTTCGACGAGTGCCCGGCGCTGCCCTGCTCGGACGAGTACATGCGCGAGAGCTTGGCGCGCACCACGCGCTGGGAGACGCGCTGCTTGGAGGCGCGCACGCGCACCGACTGTGCGTTGTTCGGGATCTTACAGGGGGGCACCAGCCCCGAGTTTCGCCGCGCGCACATCGAAGAGCTGTGCGAGTTGCCCTTCGACGGCTTTGCCATCGGGGGCCTGAGCGTGGGCGAGGCCAAGGACAAGATGTACGAGACCGTGGAGCTGTCGACGCCGTTGATGCCCCACGACAAGCCCAAGTACCTGATGGGGGTGGGCAAACCCGACGACTTGGTCGAGTGCATCGCGCGCGGGGTCGACATGTTCGACTGCGTCATCCCCACGCGCAACGCCCGCAACGGCCAGTGCTTTACCAGCCAGGGCGTGGTCAAAATTCGCAACGCGGTCTATGCCGAGGACATGCGCCCGCTCGACCCCAACTGCGAATGCTACACGTGCCAGAACTACACGCGCTCGTACCTGCGCCATCTGTATAAGGCCCAAGAGATCTTGTCGGCGCGGTTGTGCACGCTGCACAACCTGCACTACTTCCTCGAACTGACGCGCACCGCGCGCCAGGCCATCGTCGAGGGGCGTTTCGAGGCGTTCCGCAAGGAGTATTACGCCCGCAAAGAACACGCGTAG
- the yajC gene encoding preprotein translocase subunit YajC, which translates to MWQHIIIAQAPPEGGWIVQLLPFILIFGIFWLLVIRPQQKRHKQHQEYLNALKKGDKVVTAGGIFGTVEKVDEQTVTVRIARDTKIKVLRQQVEGSQTSYLSDGDEEETEEKAS; encoded by the coding sequence ATGTGGCAACACATCATTATCGCTCAGGCGCCACCCGAAGGTGGATGGATTGTTCAACTCCTCCCCTTCATCTTGATTTTCGGCATCTTCTGGTTGCTGGTGATTCGTCCGCAGCAAAAGCGGCACAAGCAGCACCAGGAGTATCTGAACGCCCTCAAGAAGGGTGACAAGGTGGTCACCGCCGGCGGCATTTTCGGCACGGTCGAAAAAGTCGACGAGCAGACGGTGACCGTGCGCATCGCCCGCGACACCAAAATCAAGGTGCTGCGCCAGCAAGTCGAAGGGTCGCAAACTTCCTACCTCAGCGATGGGGACGAGGAAGAGACCGAAGAAAAAGCAAGCTAA
- the secD gene encoding protein translocase subunit SecD: MSGKTFKWTIVLIAVLLAVYGLVPTILDAADGDLDREVKNFEGPAVEWIMENGKPLTLGLDLQGGLLLQYKVLVDKAVQDKLDRMARDVRARLVDDEPGLNVEVTHPEGEFFIDVQFADETKTALIDEDFMSYLTNLQETEMGGGMVRLTMNEEYIEETKKFAVQQAIETIRQRVNALGVAEPSITRRGESDIVVQLPGLKENDVERAKELIGQTAQLEFKMLDDDGTDAYFQQFMGNLPQGFNLRRIGGGDLSVTHRSKEALKQFFEGKTDANHEIGYQHHPIYKNKAEGIIDEERSYWKTYYVFSETKLTGDYIQDARVAIDQQFNRPYVALNFDTKGAELFGELSSNNVGKRMAIMLDDNVQSAPVFNEPIMGGRAQITMGSMQSFGEIQQEAQDLVIVLRHGALPAPIEMQYETVVGPTLGADSIDKSTRALLVGSILIVIFMLIYYRGAGVISVAALTFNVMFIMAGLASLGATLTLPGIAGIILTVGMAVDANVIIYERIREEVRAGRSAFEAVNSGFDKALSAVMDANITTGIAALVLMQYGTGPVKGFAVTLLIGIVSTIFTAVFIARLLFDTWGAGSSKNADSVSI, from the coding sequence ATGAGTGGGAAGACGTTTAAGTGGACCATCGTCCTGATCGCGGTGCTATTGGCCGTCTACGGGCTCGTTCCGACGATCCTCGACGCCGCCGATGGCGACCTCGATCGCGAGGTCAAAAACTTCGAGGGCCCGGCCGTCGAATGGATCATGGAGAACGGCAAGCCGTTGACCCTGGGGCTCGACCTGCAGGGTGGACTGCTGTTGCAGTACAAGGTCCTCGTCGACAAGGCCGTCCAGGACAAGCTCGACCGGATGGCGCGCGATGTGCGCGCCCGCTTGGTCGACGACGAGCCCGGCCTCAACGTCGAAGTGACTCACCCCGAAGGTGAGTTCTTCATCGACGTGCAGTTCGCCGACGAGACCAAGACGGCGCTGATCGACGAAGACTTCATGTCGTACCTCACCAACCTCCAGGAGACGGAGATGGGTGGCGGTATGGTGCGTCTGACGATGAACGAAGAGTACATCGAAGAGACCAAGAAGTTCGCCGTCCAGCAGGCCATCGAGACGATCCGCCAGCGCGTCAACGCGCTGGGTGTGGCCGAGCCGAGCATCACCCGTCGCGGCGAGAGCGACATCGTGGTGCAGCTGCCCGGCCTCAAAGAGAACGACGTCGAGCGCGCCAAGGAGCTGATCGGTCAGACCGCCCAGCTCGAGTTCAAGATGCTCGACGACGACGGCACCGACGCGTACTTCCAGCAGTTCATGGGCAACCTGCCCCAGGGCTTCAACCTGCGTCGCATCGGCGGCGGTGACCTGTCGGTGACCCACCGCAGCAAAGAAGCGCTCAAGCAGTTCTTCGAGGGCAAGACGGACGCCAATCACGAGATTGGCTACCAGCATCACCCGATTTACAAGAACAAGGCCGAGGGCATCATCGACGAGGAGCGCTCGTACTGGAAGACCTACTACGTCTTCAGCGAGACCAAGCTCACCGGTGACTATATCCAAGACGCCCGCGTGGCCATCGACCAGCAGTTCAACCGCCCGTACGTCGCGCTGAACTTCGACACCAAGGGCGCCGAGCTGTTCGGCGAGCTCAGCTCGAACAACGTCGGCAAGCGCATGGCCATCATGCTCGACGACAACGTGCAGAGCGCACCGGTCTTCAACGAGCCCATCATGGGCGGTCGCGCCCAGATCACCATGGGTTCGATGCAGTCGTTCGGGGAAATCCAGCAGGAAGCTCAAGACCTGGTCATCGTGCTCCGCCACGGCGCCCTGCCCGCTCCCATCGAAATGCAGTACGAGACGGTCGTCGGCCCGACCCTGGGCGCCGACTCCATCGACAAGAGTACGCGTGCACTGCTCGTGGGTAGCATCCTGATCGTCATCTTCATGCTCATCTACTACCGAGGCGCAGGCGTCATCTCGGTCGCCGCCCTCACGTTCAACGTGATGTTCATCATGGCAGGCCTGGCTTCGCTGGGCGCTACGCTCACGCTGCCCGGTATCGCCGGCATCATCTTGACCGTCGGTATGGCGGTCGACGCCAACGTCATTATCTACGAGCGTATCCGCGAGGAAGTGCGCGCCGGCCGCTCGGCCTTCGAGGCGGTCAACTCGGGCTTCGACAAGGCGCTGTCGGCGGTCATGGACGCCAACATCACCACCGGCATCGCCGCGCTCGTGCTCATGCAGTACGGCACCGGCCCCGTGAAAGGCTTTGCCGTTACCCTGCTCATCGGAATCGTCAGCACCATCTTCACGGCAGTCTTCATTGCCCGACTGCTCTTCGACACCTGGGGCGCCGGAAGCTCCAAGAATGCTGACAGTGTCAGCATCTAA
- the secF gene encoding protein translocase subunit SecF, with translation MFELIKSDTRFELVGKQTKFLAFSGLLLLASILAVVFIGPTYGIDFKGGSDIILQFEKDVEADNVRKAADQVLPDVVVQRYGSEEENRFLVQTRAVSVMDEKKAEKVEKNLQGLGDVKKWEWSIEQPNRAEVTFASQVDPSKIKSTVEKADLQHVEVKPIGMDGIHRYEIRFEDLQRYVVESFAKNFGDAFNPTTGLERMETVGARVGEQFRNAGILSILVALLFILIYIAFRFDVRYAPGAVAALGHDVIIAVGFFTVAGIEVSLPIIAALLTIVGYSLNDTIVVFDRIRENFESSTSEGTEELVNRSLNETLSRTIITSLTTLLAVVAIAVLGGGLIRDFAIALIVGVVIGTYSSVFVASPIMIRMDNFLRARREADEILETQKSKTPVA, from the coding sequence ATGTTCGAACTGATTAAATCAGACACTCGCTTCGAGCTGGTCGGCAAGCAGACCAAGTTCCTGGCGTTCTCCGGCCTGCTCCTGCTAGCGAGCATCCTGGCGGTGGTCTTCATCGGGCCGACCTACGGCATCGACTTCAAGGGCGGCAGTGACATCATCCTGCAGTTCGAGAAGGATGTCGAAGCCGACAACGTGCGCAAGGCCGCCGATCAGGTCCTCCCCGATGTCGTGGTCCAGCGCTACGGCTCCGAAGAGGAGAACCGCTTCCTCGTCCAGACCCGCGCCGTGTCGGTCATGGACGAGAAAAAGGCCGAGAAGGTCGAAAAGAACCTGCAGGGCCTGGGTGACGTCAAAAAATGGGAATGGTCCATCGAGCAGCCCAACCGCGCCGAGGTGACCTTCGCGAGCCAAGTTGACCCGTCCAAGATCAAGTCGACCGTCGAGAAGGCCGACCTGCAGCATGTCGAGGTCAAGCCCATCGGCATGGACGGCATCCACCGCTACGAGATTCGCTTTGAAGACCTGCAGCGCTACGTGGTCGAGTCGTTCGCCAAAAACTTCGGCGACGCCTTCAACCCGACGACCGGCCTCGAGCGTATGGAGACCGTCGGCGCTCGCGTCGGTGAGCAGTTCCGAAACGCCGGTATCCTGTCGATTCTGGTCGCCCTGCTCTTCATCCTGATCTACATCGCCTTCCGCTTCGACGTTCGCTACGCACCGGGCGCGGTCGCCGCGCTGGGCCACGACGTCATCATCGCGGTCGGCTTCTTCACGGTCGCCGGCATCGAAGTCTCGCTGCCCATTATCGCCGCGCTGCTGACCATCGTCGGCTACAGCCTCAACGACACCATCGTCGTGTTCGACCGTATCCGCGAGAACTTCGAGTCGTCGACCAGCGAGGGGACCGAGGAGCTGGTCAACCGCAGCCTCAACGAGACGCTCAGCCGCACGATCATCACCAGTCTGACGACCCTTCTGGCGGTCGTGGCCATCGCCGTGCTGGGTGGCGGTCTCATCCGAGACTTCGCCATCGCCCTTATCGTCGGCGTGGTCATCGGTACCTACAGCTCGGTCTTCGTCGCTTCGCCCATCATGATTCGCATGGACAACTTCCTGCGAGCGCGTCGCGAAGCAGACGAGATTCTGGAGACCCAGAAGAGCAAGACGCCCGTGGCCTGA
- the recJ gene encoding single-stranded-DNA-specific exonuclease RecJ → MNSGLPRNPREWVLKRCSSEQCVRLSREFELHPLTARLLVQRGIYEPQAAHDFLNPTLSQMIDPFTMKGMKRAVREMLVALDGGERIVIHGDYDVDGVCSVSVLYTFLRALGANVGYYVPLRDQDGYGLNAQTVRRLAAEGCDLLVTTDCGVSNVEEIKLARDLGLRVVVIDHHSVPEVLPPANAILNPLQIDCDYAFKELAAVGVVFNFVVALRKELRSRGVFRHVPEPDVRDLLDLVALGTIADVVPLVGQNRLYVHHGLDILAQRKRAGVSALLERVSRPESGVNTQTVSFGLAPRLNAAGRLGDASICVELLTTRSYRKALELAKRLEALNGDRQELERGILGSALPQAQSQVDALRKILVVAGVDWPRGVLGIVASRLMDRFHRPTIMVGIEDGEAKGSARSIEGVDILSILDESAELLSTYGGHTSAAGLSFVAENLEELRDSLNEAADRLLDAEPLPKPSVRLDGEVELGSLDDRFVRDLKRLEPFGTGNREPIFLAPQSQASRVRVVGTNHLRARFRDGTGALDGIGFSLAGLEPLLSDSVAIAFSPRYSVFRGRGRLEMHIKDIRSASETIPDRIEQIEH, encoded by the coding sequence TTGAATTCCGGGCTTCCCAGAAATCCACGGGAGTGGGTGCTCAAACGCTGCTCGTCCGAGCAGTGTGTGCGGCTGAGCCGGGAGTTCGAACTCCATCCGCTGACAGCGCGTCTGTTGGTCCAGCGCGGCATCTATGAGCCGCAGGCGGCCCACGACTTCCTCAACCCCACGCTGAGCCAGATGATCGACCCCTTCACCATGAAGGGGATGAAGCGCGCGGTGCGCGAGATGCTCGTCGCGCTCGACGGCGGTGAGCGCATCGTCATTCACGGCGATTACGACGTCGACGGGGTGTGCAGCGTGTCGGTGCTCTACACGTTTTTGCGCGCCCTGGGCGCCAACGTGGGCTACTACGTGCCGCTTCGCGACCAGGACGGCTACGGGCTCAACGCGCAGACGGTGCGCCGGCTCGCCGCCGAGGGCTGCGACCTGCTCGTGACGACCGATTGCGGCGTGTCGAACGTCGAAGAGATCAAGCTCGCCCGCGACCTGGGCCTGCGCGTGGTCGTCATCGACCACCACAGCGTCCCGGAGGTGCTCCCGCCGGCCAACGCCATCCTCAACCCGCTCCAAATAGACTGCGACTACGCCTTCAAGGAACTCGCGGCGGTGGGCGTTGTCTTTAATTTCGTGGTCGCGCTTCGCAAGGAGCTTCGAAGCCGCGGGGTGTTTCGCCACGTGCCCGAGCCCGATGTGCGCGACCTACTCGACCTGGTCGCGCTCGGCACCATCGCCGACGTCGTGCCGCTGGTGGGCCAGAACCGCCTGTATGTCCATCACGGCCTCGACATCCTCGCCCAGCGCAAGCGCGCGGGCGTCTCAGCGCTCCTAGAGCGCGTCTCGCGGCCCGAGAGCGGTGTGAACACCCAGACGGTCAGCTTCGGGCTCGCGCCGCGTCTCAACGCCGCTGGGCGCCTCGGCGACGCGTCCATTTGCGTGGAGCTTTTGACCACGCGCAGCTACCGCAAGGCGCTCGAGCTGGCCAAAAGGCTCGAGGCGCTCAACGGCGACCGGCAGGAGCTCGAGCGCGGCATCCTCGGGTCCGCCCTGCCCCAGGCGCAGTCGCAGGTCGACGCGCTGCGGAAGATTCTGGTGGTGGCCGGTGTTGATTGGCCGCGGGGTGTGCTCGGCATCGTGGCCAGCCGCCTCATGGATCGCTTCCACCGACCGACCATCATGGTCGGCATCGAGGACGGCGAAGCCAAAGGCAGCGCGCGAAGCATCGAGGGTGTCGATATTCTGAGCATCCTCGACGAGTCCGCCGAACTGTTGAGCACCTACGGCGGCCACACCTCGGCGGCGGGCTTATCGTTCGTGGCCGAGAACCTTGAGGAGCTTCGCGACAGCCTCAACGAGGCCGCCGACCGGCTCCTCGACGCCGAGCCGCTGCCCAAGCCGAGCGTGCGCCTCGACGGTGAAGTCGAGCTTGGAAGCCTCGACGATCGGTTCGTGCGCGACCTCAAGCGCCTCGAGCCTTTTGGCACCGGCAACCGCGAGCCCATCTTTTTGGCGCCGCAGAGTCAGGCGTCGCGAGTGCGCGTGGTCGGGACCAATCACCTGCGCGCACGCTTTCGCGACGGCACCGGTGCCCTCGACGGCATCGGCTTTTCGCTGGCCGGGCTCGAGCCGTTGTTGAGCGACTCGGTCGCCATCGCCTTCTCGCCTCGTTACTCGGTCTTTCGCGGCCGGGGACGGCTCGAGATGCACATCAAAGACATTCGAAGCGCCTCGGAGACCATTCCGGACCGCATCGAGCAAATTGAGCACTGA
- a CDS encoding MotE family protein → MPKSLSTGLTLLMLAGVALAGLAGWNLLAQQSAQTQTAQNQAGQNQADQQDGADEPFNVRIHGNETFIDGQRVGAESGQQQTQQQTQQPPQNQQTQQTQQNQQQAVGGGPVDAQPPQNGQQQTQQTQQTQQAPQPPQTGPQQQTDGQMLSPDQVQGEFQQDQLQQQLEQRAAELDGREQALNEREQALDEREASLDERETELEQWQADLEAWEAELEDETAALEQQTGAAQQPSGPPSLGIIDTSQGTVQQYEYDVPSGTVIEERPALERPAPREPTPPMRPGEEDAPYWIFYGYY, encoded by the coding sequence ATGCCCAAATCCCTCTCGACCGGGCTGACGCTTTTGATGTTGGCCGGCGTCGCGCTGGCGGGGCTGGCAGGTTGGAATCTGCTCGCCCAACAGAGCGCGCAGACACAAACCGCCCAAAATCAGGCGGGCCAGAATCAGGCGGACCAGCAGGATGGCGCCGACGAGCCGTTCAACGTTCGGATTCACGGAAATGAGACGTTTATCGACGGCCAGCGGGTAGGTGCGGAGTCCGGCCAGCAGCAGACACAGCAGCAGACACAGCAGCCCCCACAGAACCAGCAGACCCAGCAGACCCAGCAGAACCAGCAGCAGGCGGTCGGCGGCGGCCCTGTCGACGCGCAGCCGCCGCAAAATGGGCAGCAACAAACGCAACAAACGCAACAAACTCAACAAGCACCACAGCCCCCACAAACCGGCCCCCAACAGCAGACCGACGGCCAGATGCTCTCGCCCGACCAAGTCCAGGGTGAGTTTCAGCAAGACCAACTCCAGCAACAACTCGAGCAGCGCGCCGCCGAGCTCGACGGGCGCGAGCAGGCGCTCAATGAGCGCGAGCAGGCCCTCGACGAACGCGAGGCGAGCCTCGACGAGCGCGAGACCGAGCTCGAGCAGTGGCAGGCGGACCTGGAGGCCTGGGAGGCCGAGCTGGAGGACGAGACCGCCGCGCTCGAGCAGCAGACGGGGGCCGCGCAGCAGCCGTCCGGTCCTCCGAGCCTGGGCATCATCGACACCTCCCAGGGCACCGTGCAGCAGTACGAGTACGACGTGCCGTCGGGGACGGTGATCGAGGAGCGTCCGGCGCTCGAGCGCCCGGCGCCGCGAGAGCCTACCCCGCCGATGAGACCGGGAGAAGAAGACGCGCCATACTGGATCTTCTACGGCTACTACTGA
- a CDS encoding prolipoprotein diacylglyceryl transferase: protein MRDFLTSTTGVMAAVLLVLVAVGIWAIFAEDDPEQAQRYDDATQVEEPRAVGGGPIEGDESQTDGEEPDTEPDTEPDELDEPDLETPEADREPSTEEPDEYDPQIDPQQPMSEPQPPGPPPDEVPEGADADQEAAFRADTAPEAEVIAVEPADSPSPREGGGPLDDEQTGDEQTADENDEDARAIEEEQTEEPPEEDQGGTEHLDEGRTTEPTQPQQVEDLMEQLQREESGGQVDPDRRAPIPPPSESPSADEPMIDRPSLRSAPRPSRPGEE from the coding sequence ATGAGAGATTTCCTGACCTCGACAACGGGCGTGATGGCCGCCGTCTTGCTGGTACTGGTGGCGGTGGGGATCTGGGCCATCTTCGCCGAGGATGACCCCGAGCAGGCGCAGCGCTACGACGACGCCACCCAGGTCGAAGAGCCGCGCGCAGTGGGCGGTGGGCCGATCGAAGGCGACGAGTCGCAGACCGACGGCGAGGAGCCCGACACCGAGCCCGACACCGAGCCGGACGAGCTCGATGAGCCCGATCTGGAAACGCCAGAAGCCGACCGAGAGCCATCGACTGAGGAGCCCGACGAGTACGACCCCCAGATCGACCCCCAACAGCCTATGTCCGAGCCGCAGCCGCCTGGTCCACCGCCCGACGAAGTCCCGGAAGGCGCCGATGCAGATCAGGAGGCCGCCTTTCGCGCCGACACGGCCCCCGAGGCCGAGGTCATCGCCGTCGAGCCCGCCGATAGTCCATCTCCTCGCGAGGGAGGCGGCCCGCTCGACGACGAGCAAACCGGCGACGAGCAGACCGCCGACGAGAACGACGAAGATGCTCGAGCCATCGAGGAGGAGCAAACAGAAGAGCCGCCCGAAGAGGATCAAGGAGGCACGGAGCATCTCGACGAGGGACGCACCACCGAGCCCACCCAACCCCAACAGGTCGAGGACCTGATGGAGCAGCTCCAGCGCGAGGAGAGCGGCGGCCAAGTCGACCCTGACCGACGAGCCCCGATTCCACCGCCGTCCGAGTCACCCAGCGCCGACGAGCCGATGATCGACCGCCCCAGCCTGCGCTCGGCGCCGAGACCGTCTCGGCCCGGTGAGGAGTGA
- a CDS encoding MYXO-CTERM sorting domain-containing protein, with the protein MSYDDPDIVDLQPPIEQGGHRAMRVEFTVAPEVTSTGIVRLDQQWRWIESDPLQPVLDGQTHAVQSYAIRPEGGFYVSFVIRDRDRDTRTPLYIQTIAMPGEDGSACRVDADCASDDCLYGECKAPESSDTGASDAGESDAGDEMDAGVDTAKSSAGQGGCSSTAGAPIGAGWILVIVLFGATRRRSCRN; encoded by the coding sequence GTGTCGTACGACGATCCCGATATCGTCGATCTTCAGCCCCCCATCGAGCAGGGCGGCCATAGGGCGATGCGCGTCGAGTTCACCGTGGCGCCCGAGGTGACCTCGACCGGGATCGTGCGCCTCGACCAACAGTGGCGCTGGATCGAAAGCGATCCGCTCCAGCCTGTGCTCGACGGCCAAACTCACGCCGTCCAAAGCTACGCGATTCGTCCCGAAGGCGGCTTTTACGTGAGCTTCGTCATCCGGGACAGGGATCGCGACACCCGTACGCCACTGTACATTCAGACGATCGCCATGCCCGGCGAGGACGGCTCGGCGTGCAGAGTCGACGCGGACTGTGCGAGCGATGACTGCTTGTATGGGGAGTGCAAAGCGCCCGAGAGCTCGGATACCGGCGCGAGCGACGCCGGAGAATCGGACGCCGGAGATGAGATGGACGCCGGTGTTGACACAGCCAAATCGAGTGCAGGGCAGGGCGGATGCAGCAGCACGGCCGGAGCCCCGATCGGGGCGGGCTGGATACTGGTGATTGTGCTGTTCGGGGCGACGCGGAGGCGCTCGTGCCGAAACTAA
- a CDS encoding DUF4142 domain-containing protein, with translation MKKRRIVQLLALVLTVAMGTFGCATGGEETETTMEPSEPTAQQMQAMDSGQILYVLQTVNDAEISQARMAMRRSQNPEIQTTAEMIIADHQALNQRIQDVAEQTDAQMSESQLSRDISNKVSQVEQRLEGLSGEEFDREFMRSQVELHDIALSTAQNELMPAAQDAQVQQVLSDASTRFEQHLTLARQGYQQMQDEAIGGGPEEDQEKMDRDEIEQDEIDEDEMDKEKMDDDQWQ, from the coding sequence ATGAAGAAGCGACGCATTGTACAACTTCTCGCGCTCGTGTTGACCGTGGCCATGGGCACCTTTGGCTGCGCGACCGGCGGCGAGGAGACAGAGACGACGATGGAGCCGTCGGAGCCGACCGCCCAGCAGATGCAGGCGATGGACTCCGGCCAGATTCTCTATGTGCTCCAGACCGTTAACGACGCCGAGATTTCGCAGGCGCGCATGGCGATGAGGCGCTCACAGAACCCGGAGATCCAGACGACCGCCGAGATGATCATCGCGGATCACCAGGCGCTCAATCAGCGCATCCAGGACGTGGCCGAGCAGACCGATGCTCAGATGTCGGAGAGCCAGCTGAGCCGCGACATCTCGAACAAGGTGTCGCAGGTCGAGCAGCGCCTCGAGGGGCTGTCGGGCGAGGAGTTCGACCGCGAGTTTATGCGGTCGCAGGTCGAGCTGCACGATATCGCGCTGTCGACGGCGCAGAACGAGTTGATGCCGGCGGCGCAGGACGCCCAGGTCCAGCAGGTGCTCTCCGATGCGTCGACCCGCTTCGAGCAACATCTGACGCTGGCTCGCCAGGGCTACCAGCAGATGCAAGACGAGGCGATTGGCGGTGGTCCCGAGGAGGACCAAGAGAAGATGGATCGTGACGAGATCGAGCAGGACGAGATCGACGAAGACGAGATGGACAAGGAGAAGATGGACGACGATCAGTGGCAGTGA